The nucleotide sequence ATCCTTGGAGAATTGCACCCATTCCACTGCTTGACGAGTAGACGGAGCAGCAGAGCCTACGACCACCGGTACTCGACCTTTTGCGGCAGCGATCACGGTATGAATGACTTTTGCCCGCTCTTCTCCTGTCATTGTTGCGTATTCTCCCAGCGAACCGGATGGAACCAATCCGTCTACGCCCTCCTGAATCAACCAGTCACACAATTCTGCCAAACGTTTGTAATCCACCTCATAATCGTTTGTAAACGGCGTGACAATCGCCACGTACACCCCTTCAAATCTTGCCATTTTCATTCTCCTCTCCCATTTGGGTTTTGTTTTAATGATCCGTTGCGGCTGGGATGAGTAAAAAGCCATTCGCCAACTCGTCTTCCGGATTGTAAAAAATCGTATGCTTGCCCATCAGCCAGGCCGAGCCTGCAATTCGGGTGATGACAGCAGGCAGCCCCCCTTCCTCCGTCACCTCCAGCACTCTTCCTGTAAACAGAGAACCGACGATGCTCTCATGCACAAACGGTTCGTCTATCCCGATCTCCCCTTTAGCAAACAGGGTCGCCAGCTTGGCGGAAGTGCCGGTTCCACATGGCGATCGATCTATTCCGCCCGGGGGTACGACGACGGTATTTTTCGCATCCGCTCCCGGATTGTCAGGGGACGTATAGAACTCCACGTGGGTCAATCCGCGTATAAACGGCTTCTCTGGATGAACGATCTCCATGACCTGATTAATCGCTTTTCGAATCGTGACAGCCGTATCGACAATGGTGGATGCATGGGCTGGCGTCAGTTCGAGATTGAGCTTGCGTGCATCTGTGATGGCATAAAAGTTTCCACCGTACGCAATATCGCAGGTCACCGCGCCAATCCCTTCTACTTCTACAGTCACATCTTTTTCATAGAGGAAGGCTGGAATGTTCACAAACGATACTTCCTTGGCTTTCCCTCCCTCTACCTGTATGTCTACCACGACCAGTCCTGCTGGCGTATCGAGCGTAAGCTTTGTCACCGGCTCAGTCACAGGAATCATGCCTGTCTCCACCAGCGCGGTACATAGACCGATCGTATCGTGACCGCACATCGGCAAGTATCCGCCTGTCTCGATATAAATCACGCCTACATCTGCATCCGGATGGCATGGGTCAACGATCAAGGCCCCAGACATCACATCATGCCCGCGCGGCTCATACATCAAAAACGTGCGAATCCAGTCGTACTCGGCCTTCATCTGGAGCATTTTTTCTCCCATCGTGCCTCCGGTAAGCTTTGGCAGACCACTGATTACCGTGCGGGTAGGGTTTCCCCCGGTATGCGTGTCAATGGTGGTAAACACCCTCGTTGCTTTCATGGATGCAACACTCCTTTTTTCGTAAACCGGTCCAATCGCAGCGGCTCTGTCGGAATGATCGTGTCTGTCTGATCGACTAGCATCTCGGACACCAGCTTGCCTGTGACCGCAGCCAGACTGATTCCATCTCCTTCATGACCTGCCGCGATGAAGTAACCGGGAACTTCCTCTACGCGAGAAATAATCGGCAAGTGATCCTCTGTCCACGGGCGTAAACCGCAATACGTGCGGATGATAGCGAAGTCGGCGATCTTCGGATAAAAGCGCAGTGCCCTTCTCGCCATGCACCTGACGACATTCAGATCAATCCGCGTATCGAAGCCTACAAACTGACGACTGGAGCCAATCAAGAAGTTCTGGCTTTCTGTCGGTTCAAAAACGAGCGCGACTCCGTACTTCTCTGTCTCCTCGTCTACTTGTCGCACGCCGCCAAACTTCGAAATGAGATAGCCGAACTCCATCACCTTTCGTACGCCGACAGGCATCTGTCTCGAGGCGACGATCAAATGCCCTTTGCGCGGAACGATCGGAATATCCACCCCGACCATTTCGCCAATGACTGGCGCCCACACCCCCGCCGCGTTGACGACCTGCTTGGCTGTCATGCTGCCTGTTCCAAGCCCGATGTGAAACGTTCCCGTCGCCTGATCACGTCTGAGCGACTTGACCTCAGTACGGCGCATGATCCTCGCTCCATGCTTTTTCGCTCCTTCAAACAGGGCAAAGGTCAGCATATACGGATTGACGGTAGAATCGGTGGCGCACTCCAAGCCTCCCAGCAAGTCGTCGGCAAAGTAAGGCGACTCCTGCCGAATATCCGCCCGGTCCAGCATCCGAAACGGCAAACCTGCTTCTTTTTGCCGTCGCACCCATTCATGAGCGGCTTCCATCTCAGCCTCAGATTCGCAGACGAGAATACTCCCCGGTGCCCGATATTCAAACGTATGGTCCAGCTCCCGGCTTAGCTGATCAACGAGCATCTGGCTTTTCAGAGACATCTGACTGTCAAAGCCGGGGTCCTTGTCAATCGCCAAAATATTCCCGTCACAGCGCGAGGACGTCCCTGATGCCAGCTCGCCTTTTTCCAGGACAACGACATCCAATCCAGCCTTCGCAGCGTAATACGCAATCGCCGCACCGATGATGCCACCGCCGATTACCGCAATCTGCACATGGGTTTGTACTGTCATGCTGATTCTCCTCAAATGCGTTTTCTGCTACTCTCTTCCTCTTTTTTGCAAAAGCCATGCCAATCGTTCCAAGCGAGATTTCCAAAATATTTCGTCTAAATTCTTTGACAACTGAGAGAGCGAATGTATAATAAATGAGAAAATGTTCAAAATTTTATACACTTGAACAACCTCTTTTAAAAGGG is from Brevibacillus brevis and encodes:
- a CDS encoding 4-hydroxyproline epimerase; amino-acid sequence: MKATRVFTTIDTHTGGNPTRTVISGLPKLTGGTMGEKMLQMKAEYDWIRTFLMYEPRGHDVMSGALIVDPCHPDADVGVIYIETGGYLPMCGHDTIGLCTALVETGMIPVTEPVTKLTLDTPAGLVVVDIQVEGGKAKEVSFVNIPAFLYEKDVTVEVEGIGAVTCDIAYGGNFYAITDARKLNLELTPAHASTIVDTAVTIRKAINQVMEIVHPEKPFIRGLTHVEFYTSPDNPGADAKNTVVVPPGGIDRSPCGTGTSAKLATLFAKGEIGIDEPFVHESIVGSLFTGRVLEVTEEGGLPAVITRIAGSAWLMGKHTIFYNPEDELANGFLLIPAATDH
- a CDS encoding NAD(P)/FAD-dependent oxidoreductase, producing MTVQTHVQIAVIGGGIIGAAIAYYAAKAGLDVVVLEKGELASGTSSRCDGNILAIDKDPGFDSQMSLKSQMLVDQLSRELDHTFEYRAPGSILVCESEAEMEAAHEWVRRQKEAGLPFRMLDRADIRQESPYFADDLLGGLECATDSTVNPYMLTFALFEGAKKHGARIMRRTEVKSLRRDQATGTFHIGLGTGSMTAKQVVNAAGVWAPVIGEMVGVDIPIVPRKGHLIVASRQMPVGVRKVMEFGYLISKFGGVRQVDEETEKYGVALVFEPTESQNFLIGSSRQFVGFDTRIDLNVVRCMARRALRFYPKIADFAIIRTYCGLRPWTEDHLPIISRVEEVPGYFIAAGHEGDGISLAAVTGKLVSEMLVDQTDTIIPTEPLRLDRFTKKGVLHP